A stretch of DNA from Streptomyces venezuelae:
CGCCGGTCTCCGCACGCGTGAGCTTGGCCACGCAGGCCAGATCGCCGGCGATGGCCCGGGTGAGGGTGCGCTGCTGCTTGCCGAAGGGGGCGGTGAGGGCGCCGACCCGCTCGTCGACATCGTGGTCCTCGTGGCCGCGGTCGGCGAGCCCGTGCCCGGACACATGGACGGTCTCGTCGGGCCGCAGGGTGCCGGAGAAGACCCGGACCAGGGAGACCCGGCCGACATAGGGGTCGGAGGAGGTCTTCACGACCTCGGCGAGAAGCGGGCCGTCGGGGTCGCAGACGGCGTCGGGGCGGGGGCGGCCGTCCGGGGTGGTGACCGGGAGGGCGGTGCGCTCCAGCGGGGTGGGGAAGCCGCCGGTGATCAGTTCGAGGAGTTCGACGGTGCCCAGGCCCTGGCGGGCGCCGTCGGCGGCGGGGGCGGCCATCAGCACGGGGTGGAAGGTGCCGCGGGCGACGGCCCGTTCGAGGTCGTCGACCAGGGTCTTGACGTCGATGTCCTCGCCGCCGAGGTAGCGGTCCATCAGGGACTCGTCCTCGCTCTCGGCGATGATCCCCTCGATGAGCCGGTTGCGGGCGTCGGAGATGAGCTCCAGCTCGGCGGGGTCCGGGTCGCGCTCCACCCGCTCCCCGGAGGCGTAGTCGTACACCCGGCGGGACAGCAGGCCGAGCAGCCCGGTGACGGGGGAGTGGCCGTCCGGGCCGGCCGGTCCGTACAGCGGGAGGTAGAGGGGGACGACGGCATCGGGGTCGTCCGCGCCGAAGATCTCGCCGCAGACGGCGGTCATCTGCGCGTAGTCGGCCCGGGATGCCTCCAGATGGGTGACGACGATGGCCCGGGGCATGCCCACGGCCTCGCATTCCTCCCAGACCATGCGGGTGGCCCCGTCGACCCCGTCGGAGGCCGAGACGACGAAAAGGGCCGCGTCCGCTGCGCGCAGACCGGCCCTGAGCTCACCGACGAAGTCGGCGTATCCGGGGGTGTCCAGGATGTTGATCTTGATTCCGCCCCATTCGACCGGGACGAGGGAGAGCTGGACCGAGCGCTGCTGCCGGTGCTCGATCTCGTCGTAGTCGGAGACGGTCCCGCCGTCCTCGACGCGTCCGGCCCGGTTCACCGCCCCCGAGGTCAGGGCCAGGGCTTCGACCAGCGTGGTCTTTCCGGCACCGCTGTGGCCGACCAGCACCACGTTCCGCAGGGACGAGGGCCGCTCGGCCGTCAGTGCCCTGCCGGCGGCTCCGGGCTGTTGCGTGTGTGATTTGTCGCCCATGTTGCTCGTGCCTCCCGGTGCGACGGTGAGGAGGATGGAGTCCTTGAAGCTTTGCACCGCCGTCACCCACCGTCCATACGTAAGTGACACAACGGTGGGTGCGCGGCATCGGGTGCCGTGGCCGCTGGCTACGATGGGCCAGCCGGTGGCCGTGGTGGCCGTGCGGCCCAGCGACCCCTGGGAAGACCATGCTGAACAAGTACGCGCGTGCCTTCTTCACGCGTGTTCTCACCCCGTTCGCCGCGTTCCTGCTCCGGCGGGGGGTGAGCCCGGACGCGGTCACCCTGATCGGCACGGCCGGAGTGGTGGCCGGTGCGCTGGTCTTCTTCCCCCGCGGCGAGTTCTTCTGGGGCACGATCACCATCACCGCCTTCGTCTTCTCCGATCTGGTGGACGGGAACATGGCCCGCCAGGCCGGGGTGTCCAGCCGGTGGGGGGCCTTCCTCGACTCCACCCTGGACCGGGTCGCGGACGCGGCGATCTTCGGCGGCCTGGCGCTCTGGTACGCGGGCGGCGGCGACAACAACGCCCTGTGTGCGGTGGCGATCTTCTGCCTGGCCAGCGGTCAGGTGGTTTCGTACACCAAGGCCCGGGGCGAGTCGATCGGGCTGCCGGTGGCCGTCAACGGCCTGATCGAGCGGGCCGAGCGGCTGGTGATCTCGCTGGTCGCGGCCGGTCTCTCCGGGCTGCAGACCTTCGGTGTGCCCTCCTGGATCGGGGTGCTGCTGCCGGTCGCGCTCTGGGTGGTGGCCGTGGGCTCGCTGGTGACGCTGATCCAGCGGGTGGTGACCGTACGCCGGGAGGCGGCGGAGGCGGATGCCGTGGCCTCCGACGGGGCCGACG
This window harbors:
- a CDS encoding elongation factor G-like protein EF-G2, whose protein sequence is MGDKSHTQQPGAAGRALTAERPSSLRNVVLVGHSGAGKTTLVEALALTSGAVNRAGRVEDGGTVSDYDEIEHRQQRSVQLSLVPVEWGGIKINILDTPGYADFVGELRAGLRAADAALFVVSASDGVDGATRMVWEECEAVGMPRAIVVTHLEASRADYAQMTAVCGEIFGADDPDAVVPLYLPLYGPAGPDGHSPVTGLLGLLSRRVYDYASGERVERDPDPAELELISDARNRLIEGIIAESEDESLMDRYLGGEDIDVKTLVDDLERAVARGTFHPVLMAAPAADGARQGLGTVELLELITGGFPTPLERTALPVTTPDGRPRPDAVCDPDGPLLAEVVKTSSDPYVGRVSLVRVFSGTLRPDETVHVSGHGLADRGHEDHDVDERVGALTAPFGKQQRTLTRAIAGDLACVAKLTRAETGDTLSAKDDPLLMEPWVMPDPLLPLAIEAHSKADEDKLSQGLSRLVAEDPTMRLEQNQHTHQVVLWCLGEAHQDVALERLRTRYGVQVDPVPHKVSLRETFGDRATGRGRHVKQSGGHGQYAICEIEVEPLPPGSGIEFVDKVVGGAVPRSFIPSVEKGVRGQAAKGVAAGYPLVDVRITLRDGKAHSVDSSDAAFQTAGALALREAAGEARIHLLEPVAELAVMIPDEYVGAVMSDLAGRRGRVVGTEQAGPGRTLVRSEIPEIEIDRYAVDLRSVSHGTGRFSRSYARHEPMPPQLADKIREQAERGT
- the pgsA gene encoding phosphatidylinositol phosphate synthase translates to MLNKYARAFFTRVLTPFAAFLLRRGVSPDAVTLIGTAGVVAGALVFFPRGEFFWGTITITAFVFSDLVDGNMARQAGVSSRWGAFLDSTLDRVADAAIFGGLALWYAGGGDNNALCAVAIFCLASGQVVSYTKARGESIGLPVAVNGLIERAERLVISLVAAGLSGLQTFGVPSWIGVLLPVALWVVAVGSLVTLIQRVVTVRREAAEADAVASDGADGSGTSASSAGSSENGAV